Proteins co-encoded in one Pseudophryne corroboree isolate aPseCor3 chromosome 1, aPseCor3.hap2, whole genome shotgun sequence genomic window:
- the LOC134961670 gene encoding olfactory receptor 2AP1-like yields MKRFQENQSTVQVFYFQGFLISSEQQVFMLIAIMLIYIFILFGNALIALLVCLSPQLQNPLYIFLGNFSFTEICYTSVIIPQTLVHIVTVSKSISYTGCLLQLYFCSSFGCTESLLLSTMAYDRYLAICHPLHYSSLMRSSVCMMFSLLCWTAGFLGSLLPLLMVSKLVFCGPNKINHFFCDSLKLFALSCSDIYTSKLSLFLFASAVVLGSSVLILSSYAFILGTIFTMSSTVAKQKAFSTCASHLMVVSLFYGTLIFMYIASPAMENNEVNKGIALIYTVVTPMLNPIIYSLRNSDIHRVLYLQMVKVQMFLYGKFNGPIHLLMFADK; encoded by the coding sequence ATGAAAAGATTCCAAGAAAACCAGTCAACTGTCCAGGTATTCTACTTCCAAGGATTTCTCATCTCCAGTGAACAGCAAGTCTTTATGTTAATAGCCATTATGCTCATCTATATCTTCATTCTCTTTGGAAATGCATTGATTGCATTATTGGTTTGCTTAAGTCCTCAGTTACAAAACCCATTGTACATCTTCCTTGGTAATTTCTCTTTCACTGAAATATGCTACACATCTGTTATCATTCCTCAGACTCTTGTTCATATTGTAACAGTAAGTAAATCAATCTCTTACACTGGCTGCCTTTTACAGCTCTATTTTTGTAGTTCCTTTGGATGTACCGAAAGCCTGCTTCTCTCCACCATGGCATATGACCGGTACCTTGCCATATGTCATCCTCTACACTATTCTTCTCTCATGAGAAGCTCTGTGTGCATGATGTTCTCCTTGCTGTGCTGGACAGCAGGGTTCCTGGGTTCTTTATTGCCTTTGCTAATGGTGTCCAAGTTGGTATTCTGTGGGCCCAATAAAATCAACCATTTTTTCTGTGATTCCTTAAAGCTTTTCGCCCTGTCATGCTCAGACATCTATACCAGTAAGCTATCTCTCTTTTTATTTGCTTCTGCTGTAGTATTGGGCTCTTCTGTGCTTATTCTTTCATCCTATGCCTTTATCTTGGGAACTATTTTTACAATGTCTTCTACTGTGGCTAAACAAAAGGCTTTTTCCACTTGTGCATCTCATCTAATGGTTGTGTCACTATTCTATGGCACACTCATTTTTATGTATATTGCCTCACCAGCTATGGAGAACAATGAGGTAAATAAAGGTATAGCCCTTATCTATACTGTTGTTACACCCATGCTAAATCCTATCATCTATAGTCTAAGAAATAGTGATATTCACAGAGTTCTGTATTTGCAAATGGTGAAAGTACAAATGTTCTTATATGGTAAATTTAATGGTCCTATTCATCTACTGATGTTTGCTGATAAATAA